A part of Candidatus Moraniibacteriota bacterium genomic DNA contains:
- a CDS encoding DUF167 domain-containing protein: protein MKIFVEAKTNVKKEYIEQFEDTHFRVGVKVVPEKGKANERIIKMLAESFDVAPSRIILCSGSSSKRKVFEIS from the coding sequence ATGAAGATTTTTGTGGAAGCAAAGACGAATGTGAAAAAAGAATACATCGAGCAATTCGAGGATACACATTTTCGTGTCGGTGTGAAAGTAGTGCCGGAGAAGGGAAAGGCGAATGAGAGAATCATAAAAATGCTTGCGGAGTCTTTTGATGTTGCGCCGTCGAGAATTATTCTTTGCTCAGGGAGTTCTTCAAAGAGAAAGGTTTTTGAAATTTCATAG